A genomic segment from Daphnia carinata strain CSIRO-1 chromosome 1, CSIRO_AGI_Dcar_HiC_V3, whole genome shotgun sequence encodes:
- the LOC130691098 gene encoding large ribosomal subunit protein eL22-like, translating into MSPAKKAPASAEPKKAAPKAAPAAAPAAAAAAKKPAEKAPVKAPAAGTAKAPAPAPVTKASAPVAAKAAPAVAAPAKGATKAAPAKASPAPAKAAAAPTNKAAATTVKAATTAKAAPAATSAAPKAAPGKAGAKPVATPAAATTKKGAAPADAGKKEAAAPAKKGAADKKAAPAAAPAAAPAKRKADAPAEKKAPVAEKKAAVEKKPAAVAAPKKPEAAAKKPEAAAKKPEAAAKKPTEKKAAPLKAAVKAKKETPKKLEGVKIKGKGYKGKKLNLKFTIDCTHPVEDGIMNAADFETYLKQHIKLNKKVGNLGTHIQTELAKSKIIVSSDVPFSKRYLKYLTKRYLKKNNLRDWLRVVANGKTSYELRYFNINNEEEDEDDDKE; encoded by the exons ATGTCTCCG GCAAAGAAAGCACCAGCATCTGCTGAACCCAAGAAGGCTGCGCCCAAGGCTGCCCCAGCTGCCGcacctgctgctgctgctgctgctaagAAGCCAGCCGAGAAGGCCCCAGTGAAAGCTCCTGCTGCAGGAACTGCTAAAGCCCCTGCCCCAGCTCCAGTAACGAAGGCCTCAGCTCCAGTTGCTGCAAAGGCTGCCCCAGCTGTCGCTGCTCCTGCTAAAGGAGCCACAAAAGCAGCTCCAGCAAAGGCTTCTCCGGCACCAGCTAAGGCTGCCGCTGCCCCTACTAATAAAGCTGCTGCAACCACAGTTAAGGCTGCAACGACTGCTAAGGCTGCACCTGCGGCTACTTCTGCTGCCCCAAAGGCTGCACCAGGAAAAGCTGGAGCCAAACCAGTGGCTACCCCTGCTGCTGCGACAACCAAGAAAGGTGCTGCACCTGCTGATGCAGGCAAGAAAGAGGCTGCCGCTCCTGCTAAGAAGGGTGCTGCTGACAAAAAGGCTGCTCCAGCTGCAGCTCCTGCTGCAGCACCAGCCAAGAGAAAGGCTGATGCCCCTGCTGAAAAGAAGGCTCCTGTTGCTGAGAAGAAAGCAGCAGTTGAGAAAAAGCCTGCTGCAGTTGCTGCTCCCAAGAAGCCTGAAGCTGCAGCTAAGAAACCAGAGGCTGCTGCTAAAAAACCAGAAGCTGCTGCCAAGAAACCAACTGAGAAAAAAGCTGCCCCATTGAAGGCAGCTGTTAAGGCAAAGAAAGAGACCCCAAAGAAACTTGAGGGAGTCAAGATTAAAGGAAAGGGTTACAAGGGCAAGAAACTTAATCTTAAGTTCACCATTGACTGCACTCACCCTGTTGAAGATGGAATCATGAATGCAGCTGATTTT GAAACATACTTGAAGCAGCACATCAAACTGAACAAGAAAGTTGGCAATTTGGGAACACACATCCAAACTGAGCTGGCAAAGAGCAAAATCATTGTTTCTTCAGATGTTCCATTCTCCAAGAG gtatTTGAAGTACTTGACGAAACGTTACTTGAAGAAGAACAACCTCCGCGATTGGCTTCGAGTGGTTGCCAATGGAAAGACTTCTTACGAGCTCAGATATTTCAAC ATCAACaatgaggaagaagatgaagatgatgataaGGAATAA